Genomic segment of Flavobacteriales bacterium:
GAACAATATTATGGACGAGAAAGAAAAAGCCGCGAAACTCAAGGCCTTGAAACTGACGATGGACAAACTCGATAAGACCTACGGAAAGGGAGCTGTCATGAAGATGGGCGACTCTGCAGTAGAGAATGTTGACGCCATTCCTTCGGGATCATTGAGCCTTGATATCGCTTTAGGAATTGGTGGTTATCCTAGAGGTCGTGTAGTAGAAATCTATGGGCCTGAGTCTTCCGGAAAAACAACGCTTACTCTACACGCAATTGCCGAAGCACAAAAGCAAGGAGGTATTGCGGCCTTTATTGATGCGGAACATGCTTTTGATCGCTTTTACGCGGAAAAGTTGGGTGTCGATATTGACAACTTATACGTAGCACAACCCGATAACGGTGAGCAGGCATTGGAGATCGCTGACAACCTTATTCGCTCTGGTGCGATTGATATTATCGTCATTGACTCAGTCGCAGCACTCACTCCAAAAAGCGAGATTGAAGGTGAGATGGGGGACTCTAAAGTAGGTCTCCAGGCTCGTTTGATGTCCCAAGCATTGAGAAAGCTGACGGGAACCATTAGTAGAACTGGTTGCTGTTGTATTTTCATTAACCAGCTCAGGGAAAAAATCGGTGTCATGTTCGGAAACCCCGAGACCACTACGGGAGGAAATGCCCTGAAGTTTTATTCTTCTGTGCGTCTCGATATTCGCCGAATTGGTCAAATAAAGGATACCGATAGTGTGACTGGAAACCGAGCTCGAGTAAAAGTAGTGAAGAACAAAGTCGCCCCTCCTTTCAAGCAAGCCGAATTCGATATCATGTATGGTGTTGGAATATCAAAGGTCGGTGAAATTGTGGACCTTGGAGTTGACCACAACGTACTCCAAAAAAGCGGATCGTGGTATAGCTATGGTGATACCAAGTTAGGTCAAGGGCGCGATGCTGTTAAAAATATATTACTCGACAACCCCGAACTTTCTGAGGAAATAGAAGGAAAGATCCGAGAGATCATAAACCAGGACGTATGATTCGTGTTGGCCTTTTAATTTTCGCTGTGGTTTTCTTCTTTAGCTGTGCTCAAGAAGCGAGCAATGAAAAGGAGAGTGCCGTTGAACTGAGTTCCAATGACAGCCTCCGGCGAGTATTGAAAAATGACTCGACCGATGCTCGAGCTCTTGCGCGCCTGGCTTTGCTTGAGCTGCAAGAAAGGGATCTGAAGAAATCTCAGTTGGCAGCGAACAAGGCCATTCGACTCGATTCGAATGATACGTATGTACTCGAATCGTTTGGAGATGTCTTCTTTGTTTTGAATCAAACGAGAAAGTCTCGCGACGTCTGGACCCGCTGTGCCGAGATCGATGAAAACAATGTCGGCTGCAGGCTGAAATTAGCCGAATTGTATTTTGCGGTTCGCAATTACAAGCCGGCCTTGGACCGGCTTAACGAAGTTCTCCTGATTGAAGGAAGAAATGCGAATGCTCTATTTCTCAAAGGTAATGTCTTCAAGGAAATGGGCGATACAGCCAATGCGATCAAGTTTATTCAATCGGCTATTGACGCCGACCCTGCTTACTTCGATGCATATGAGCAATTAGGAGTGGTATATGCGGCCAAAGATGATTCATTGGCCGTGGTTTATTACAAGAAGGCTATAGAGCTTCGGCCGAATGAGCCGAACACCTATTATAACCTAGGTGTGTACCACCAAGAACGCGAAGAGTGGAACAGGGCTCTGGAGGCATATGCTGCGGCTGTTCAAATCGCCCCCAGTCATTATAATAGTCATTATAATATGGGGTATATAAATGTACTTCTTAGTTCTTGGAATCAAGGCGCTGTCCATTTTACCGACGCACTCAATGTTAAGCAAGATTTTTATCAGGCACTTTACGGACGGGCCTATTGCCTTGAAATGATGGGTGATGTGCGCCGAGCGAAAGCGGATTATGAAGCTGCCCTCAACATGAAGGTAGATTATCAACCGGCCAAAGAAGGTTTAGCAAGGGTCGAAAAAACATTGAACTACGGAAACTGATCAGAGTTTTGTAGTGAGGTTTTGAACCACCTTGAATCCCGTCAAGAATTCTTTTGCTACGATTCTGATGAGCGTGTAAAGCGGAATGGCAACTATCATTCCTACAACCCCACCAATCGTACCGGCCACGGAGATCACCAAGAAAATCTCGAGAGGGTGAGCTAGCACTGAATTGCTGAAAATCACGGGTTGCGAAACGATGTTATCGAAAAGCTGAACGATGATAAAGGTCACCATGACCTGTAGGGCTAGAACGCCACTGTGGTCGGCAAACCCGAGTTCGATATTGAGCAGCAGGCTCATAGACAAAGCGAACGTGCCCCCAATTATAGGACCGATATATGGGATCAAGTTGAAGATTCCGGCAAAGAACCCAATGGTTAGTGCATACTTTACCCCGATAATGGATAGACCAATTGTCAGCAGGAGGGTAATAATGCTAATTTGGATCAGCAGCCCTATACAATAGCGTGAGAGCAATCGTTGAGAATTCGAGAGTACTCGTTTCATTGGCTCCATGTGCTTTTCCGGGGTAAGAGAAAAAGCGATTTGAGTCAATATGTACTCGTCTTTGAGTAGGAAGAATGTGATAAACGAGATCGAGAACATTGCCACGATTAGTCCACTGAAGGTGCCTAGTACACCACCCATGACGGAAGAAACATCTGTTACCTGAAGCAGTTCTGAAAGAGGAGCCTCGAGTATTCTTCGGTCGTTCAAAGTGTCCGATTCCAAGTTGTAACGCTCAAGAAAAGCGACCACGTCATTTCGCAGTGGCTCAATGCCTTCCCAGATCTTTTTGATTTCAATATTCGAGATAATCTCAACCCCTTGGGCGATCAACGGAGTCAATAGGCTGAATAAGCCTACGATGAACAGAATAAAAGTCGCTAGAACTAATAGCGCCCGAGCCCATGATGGCAAATGGCGATCTCGGATTCGAACATTATTGAGGTGGTTCATTAATGGACGACCAATGAGTGCCAATATCGCACTAATGATGAAGTATACGACCAGCGACCGTACGTACCATAAAAGAGCGAGGAACAAAATAAGGCTTATTCCGCCTATGATCTGACGAGTACGTTGATTCATGCTAAGGGGTTTCTTCCCCTAAAAATACGAATTGAATCAAGTTAGCACCCATACGAAGTGCTTGTTCTCGAACTTCCGGGCGATCGTTATGAACTTCCGGACCCTCCCAGCCATCACCGAGGTCACTTTCGTAGGAGTAAAAAAGTACCAATCGACCCTCGTAGATCAACCCAAATCCCTGCGGAGGGAGGTTGTCGTGCTCGTGAACTTTAGGTAGACCGCTGTCAAAATCGTACCTCTGATGGTAGATGGCATGATCGAAAGGGAGCTCAACAAGTTCGAGTTCTGGAAATACCTTTTTCAGCTCTGGTCTGATATAAGGGTCCATTCCGTAATTGTCGTCAATATGTAAAAAACCTCCGCCGATAAGGTAATTTCGCAGGTTTTCGGCTTCTTGAGCGTCAAAAACGACGTTTCCGTGCCCAGTCATATGAACGTATGGGTAATTGAATAATTCGGGACTTCCGACCTCTACGGTCTCGTATTCTCGAGCGATATCAGTTCCGAGTTGCTCATTGCAAAATGCTATGAGGTTGGTTAAGCTGCTCGGGTTCGCATACCAATCGCCACCACCGCGATATTTCGCCACGGCGAGCTTGAAGTTTTGCCCAAGGCTTGTCAATGTAGCAGCTATGAATACGACAAGTAAGAACGATCTTTTCATACGGCAAACCTAGGTTAACGAATCAACTCTTCAAATTCTTTCTTCACAATGTCCAAGGAATTAAATCCCATGAGCTTTCTGAAAAGATCAACGCAGTTACATGCCCTTAAGTGCAATAGCCGCGCACGAAATGAGTCAGGCCGTTTCTTTACGCAGACGCATGTCGCCAAGGTCTAGAGGTACAAATCCGCCCGCAAGGGTGCCTTCGATCTCGCGTTCGGAAAAATCTCCCTCCGGCCCAATAGCGATGACACAATCGGAGCCGTCAATGGCGTTCAGTCCTTTCTTATTCCCCTCGATGCAATGGGCAATGTATTTTTCTTTTTCTTCGGCCTGCGGCCAGAATTGCGACGTCGCGATTAAATCGTGCAATTCGGGTAAGTGGCTGCGTTTCGATTGTTTCATGGCAGCGACCATTATTCGATGGAGACGATCGAGGTTGATCTTCGCGCGCTCGCTGTGTTCTGCTCGCAACAGAGTAATCTTTTCCACGCCGATCTCTACGGCCTTTTCGATCAACCACTCTATGCGATCCCGATTTTTTGTGGGTCCGATGGCCAAATGGAGGTGGACGCTACGTTTATTTTCGGTCTTTACTTCGATAATTCGGAGCGATACCTGCTTCGGGTTGATAGAGCTGATTTCCGCGAGGAATCGGTTTCCTTTTCCATCGACCACTTCCAACGCGTCGTTTTCCTTCATTCGAAGTACTCGTGTGGCATGCTGGCTTTCATCGGGCGGTAAGGTAGGTGCCGCTGGAGAAATTTCGGGGGCGTAAAATACGGGCATATTACTTTTCGCTAATGAATTTTCCGACGAGGAACGCCACAAGTACGGTCATGTATAGCTGTCCGACCAAGGCCAAGGAATAGGCTGAAAATTGAGCAATCGGAGCCTTGGGAGTTACATCGCCATATCCCAGGGTCGACATGGTAACGAACGAGTAATAGATGAAATCGTGCAAATTTGGGTCTTTGGTATACGAGAAGTACAGTGCTTCCGGGTTCGACACTTCTACTGCTACAAAAAGGAGTGCAGCGGAAATTCCTACGAGAATATAGATGCTGATAGAACCCAATAATACGTGTAGGTTTATCCGTTTTGATCCGGCGACTTGGGTTACCATTCTAACAGTCAATAGGCCAAAGTAAACGATGACCACGAGTGCAAAAAAGATGCGAATGTGTCCGGGAATTTGAAAGAACATGACCCCCTGGGATATGGCGGCAAGTAATCCAAAGGCTACCCACGGCCTGTTATTTGGATGATTGGCATCCAGACTATAAACACCTGAAAGCAGGATTGCCATGATGATTATGGTAAATACCCAACCTTGGGCATTTGTGTGGTCAGCAATAGCGATGCTCAACAAGCCCAGGATCGTTGTCGTCAACAACAGGAGGTAGGGCTCTCTTAAAATCGCCCGTAATCTTCTGAATGAAGGCTTCATTTTAATCCTATAATTGCGGAATTCGTCCGGGAATTTGAGGGAGGTTGTCGCTTTCCATGCTTTCATAGAGGGCACCCAACTCCTCGTCGATCGCTCGCAGCTCATCCAAAACGGGTTTAATCCCTTCACGAACATACCGGGCATTCTCAAGTTGCTGGGCAGTTGGCTCAGTACTTGCATTCCAGCTGTAATAAGCCGTCGTACTTAAGCGACTCGTTAAACCCGGAGGTGCGGCAAATTCACGACTAGTTAAGGTCTGATCACCATCGAGTTTTACTTCGATGGTATGCAATCTATTCTTGAGGTCGTTCATCTTTTGGGTGTTCTCCGTATTGAAGGACGTAGACTGTTGCATCAAGCCTCTTATATGAGCCCATTTGTCCTCCAATTCAGCTCGAGCGTTTCGAGCCCCGTACACGACTCGACTGAGTTCGCGTAAATCGTTATAGAAGGCCATAAGGGCACTTCGATCCCCCTCGGGAAGAGAGGTATTCCCGAGGGGGATACAGCTGAATTCATGTGGTTCCACGAGAGTTCTTACACCTGAAGTATCCACTTGGTGCATGCTTATGAAGTACTTCCCTGGAACGGCAGGATAACTACTTCCACCTTCGTAGAAATTGTTTGAGGCTTTATTAGAAACGGGATCCAAAGACCGGTACTCAAAATCCCAGGTGATCCGCTGTATACCCTTTCGCGCACCGGCCTGCAGGCGGCGCACAAGATTTCCGTTTTCATCTGTGATGTCGAAAAAAAGGTAGGGGGCTTCTTCCGTGTCTTCGGCAACCAGTTCCGCGTAATTGGGATAGGGAGTATCCTTGCCATCCTTGGCGAGCTTGGCTTCTCTTTTTCTTCGGGCTGCCTCACGGGTCGTCAAATCATCTTTCACGTAATAAGTGAAGGTGGCTCCGAATGGCGGATTGTCTGCAGCCCAATACGTTTCACCTTTGAAGCCATTTTTGCCATAAATATTGGGTGAAGCTTCTCGGTACATCAAAGCAGTGGGAATGTCAAAAATGTGAGCTTCGTTGCTCATGAGGTCTTTATTTATTTCGCGAAGTGCAGAATAGTCGTCTAATACGTAGAAACCCCGCCCAAAGCTGGCTAAAACCAAATCATTGTGTTCGGGCTGAATTTCCATGTCGCGAATGGCGATGGTCGGCAATCCCGATTTCATTTGAACCCAATGCGCTCCTCCATCGAGCGTGACATATGCACCGAATTCCGTTCCACAGAATAAGATGTTTGGGTTTTCATGATCCTCAGCTATGCAGTACGCGGAGCCACGGGCGGGCAGGTTGGCAGCAATCGATGTCCAGCTCTTCCCCTTGTTGGTTGATTTCAGCACATAGGGCTTGAAATCTCCGTTTTTGTGATTGTTGAAAACCGCATAAACCGTA
This window contains:
- a CDS encoding DUF4159 domain-containing protein: MKRSFLLVVFIAATLTSLGQNFKLAVAKYRGGGDWYANPSSLTNLIAFCNEQLGTDIAREYETVEVGSPELFNYPYVHMTGHGNVVFDAQEAENLRNYLIGGGFLHIDDNYGMDPYIRPELKKVFPELELVELPFDHAIYHQRYDFDSGLPKVHEHDNLPPQGFGLIYEGRLVLFYSYESDLGDGWEGPEVHNDRPEVREQALRMGANLIQFVFLGEETP
- the recA gene encoding recombinase RecA, which gives rise to MDEKEKAAKLKALKLTMDKLDKTYGKGAVMKMGDSAVENVDAIPSGSLSLDIALGIGGYPRGRVVEIYGPESSGKTTLTLHAIAEAQKQGGIAAFIDAEHAFDRFYAEKLGVDIDNLYVAQPDNGEQALEIADNLIRSGAIDIIVIDSVAALTPKSEIEGEMGDSKVGLQARLMSQALRKLTGTISRTGCCCIFINQLREKIGVMFGNPETTTGGNALKFYSSVRLDIRRIGQIKDTDSVTGNRARVKVVKNKVAPPFKQAEFDIMYGVGISKVGEIVDLGVDHNVLQKSGSWYSYGDTKLGQGRDAVKNILLDNPELSEEIEGKIREIINQDV
- a CDS encoding tetratricopeptide repeat protein, translating into MIRVGLLIFAVVFFFSCAQEASNEKESAVELSSNDSLRRVLKNDSTDARALARLALLELQERDLKKSQLAANKAIRLDSNDTYVLESFGDVFFVLNQTRKSRDVWTRCAEIDENNVGCRLKLAELYFAVRNYKPALDRLNEVLLIEGRNANALFLKGNVFKEMGDTANAIKFIQSAIDADPAYFDAYEQLGVVYAAKDDSLAVVYYKKAIELRPNEPNTYYNLGVYHQEREEWNRALEAYAAAVQIAPSHYNSHYNMGYINVLLSSWNQGAVHFTDALNVKQDFYQALYGRAYCLEMMGDVRRAKADYEAALNMKVDYQPAKEGLARVEKTLNYGN
- a CDS encoding AI-2E family transporter, coding for MNQRTRQIIGGISLILFLALLWYVRSLVVYFIISAILALIGRPLMNHLNNVRIRDRHLPSWARALLVLATFILFIVGLFSLLTPLIAQGVEIISNIEIKKIWEGIEPLRNDVVAFLERYNLESDTLNDRRILEAPLSELLQVTDVSSVMGGVLGTFSGLIVAMFSISFITFFLLKDEYILTQIAFSLTPEKHMEPMKRVLSNSQRLLSRYCIGLLIQISIITLLLTIGLSIIGVKYALTIGFFAGIFNLIPYIGPIIGGTFALSMSLLLNIELGFADHSGVLALQVMVTFIIVQLFDNIVSQPVIFSNSVLAHPLEIFLVISVAGTIGGVVGMIVAIPLYTLIRIVAKEFLTGFKVVQNLTTKL
- a CDS encoding 16S rRNA (uracil(1498)-N(3))-methyltransferase, producing the protein MPVFYAPEISPAAPTLPPDESQHATRVLRMKENDALEVVDGKGNRFLAEISSINPKQVSLRIIEVKTENKRSVHLHLAIGPTKNRDRIEWLIEKAVEIGVEKITLLRAEHSERAKINLDRLHRIMVAAMKQSKRSHLPELHDLIATSQFWPQAEEKEKYIAHCIEGNKKGLNAIDGSDCVIAIGPEGDFSEREIEGTLAGGFVPLDLGDMRLRKETA